The Burkholderia cepacia ATCC 25416 genome includes a window with the following:
- a CDS encoding 2,3-butanediol dehydrogenase, protein MKAAVWHGRHDIRVEQVPVPARPPAGWVTIRVHWCGICGSDLHEYVAGPVFIPVDAPHPLTGLKGQCILGHEFSGEIAELGAGVTGFAVGDRVTADACQHCGTCWYCRHGLYNICENLAFTGLMNNGAFAEYVNVPAELLYKLPDGFPTEAGALIEPLAVGLHAVKKAGNIVGQTVVVVGAGTIGLCTIMCAKAAGAGRVIALEMSAARKQKALEVGASVVIDPKRSDAIAEVKALTDGYGADVSFECIGHTATAKLAIDVIRKAGKSVMVGIFEEPAPFNFFDIVSTEKEVIGSLAYNGEFADVIRFIADGRIDVQPLITGRIALGDIVSHGFEELVNHKDRNVKIIVRPAVA, encoded by the coding sequence ATGAAGGCCGCCGTCTGGCACGGCCGCCACGACATCCGCGTCGAACAGGTTCCCGTTCCGGCGCGCCCGCCGGCCGGCTGGGTCACGATTCGCGTGCACTGGTGCGGGATCTGCGGCTCCGACCTGCACGAATACGTCGCGGGCCCCGTCTTCATCCCGGTCGACGCGCCGCATCCGCTGACGGGCCTGAAGGGCCAGTGCATCCTCGGCCACGAGTTCAGCGGCGAGATCGCCGAGCTCGGCGCGGGCGTGACCGGCTTCGCGGTCGGCGACCGCGTGACGGCCGACGCATGCCAGCATTGCGGCACCTGCTGGTATTGCCGGCACGGGCTGTACAACATCTGCGAGAACCTCGCGTTCACCGGGCTGATGAACAACGGTGCGTTCGCCGAATACGTGAACGTGCCGGCCGAGTTGCTGTACAAGCTGCCCGACGGTTTCCCGACCGAGGCCGGCGCGCTGATCGAGCCGCTCGCGGTCGGGCTGCATGCGGTCAAGAAGGCCGGCAACATCGTCGGGCAGACCGTCGTCGTGGTCGGCGCGGGCACGATCGGCCTGTGCACGATCATGTGCGCGAAGGCCGCGGGCGCCGGGCGCGTGATCGCGCTGGAGATGTCGGCCGCGCGCAAGCAGAAGGCGCTTGAGGTCGGCGCGAGCGTCGTCATCGATCCGAAGAGGTCCGACGCGATCGCCGAAGTCAAGGCGCTGACCGACGGCTACGGCGCCGACGTGTCGTTCGAGTGCATCGGGCACACGGCCACGGCGAAGCTCGCGATCGACGTGATCCGCAAGGCCGGCAAGTCGGTGATGGTCGGCATCTTCGAGGAGCCGGCACCGTTCAACTTCTTCGACATCGTGTCGACCGAAAAGGAAGTGATCGGCTCGCTCGCGTACAACGGCGAGTTCGCGGACGTGATCCGCTTCATCGCGGACGGCCGCATCGACGTGCAGCCGCTCATCACCGGGCGCATCGCGCTCGGCGACATCGTCTCGCACGGCTTCGAGGAACTGGTCAATCACAAGGACCGTAACGTGAAGATCATCGTTCGGCCCGCCGTCGCCTGA
- a CDS encoding sensor histidine kinase, with amino-acid sequence MNRSFSFSREHAYNIRSLTILQKTHIGFALVTTLLALLCGTIIWGSFRQYRQENADLQSFEFVRGAMSAANVISAERGPTNDLLVRLQDDGAAEIRNLLAARARSDNALDRFRAGIAQAAVLDDRERGNLLHALDSVRMTLADARAEVDALDARPLASRTVHDIQHAQARLFRIVDTLSLLIDGAMTDTAMRDPRTSGAILLARLLGDLREYAGRTGSLLIAPMFARQALDRAQLADIMRMRGRIEQLRALIDGAIGTQLDDPDVAREYAQLNAAFDAHILPLVDATVAGGRDGAYAMSAADFSRAIVPHFRPSELLRDRVIDLARHRAIGDRNAARIRVGVSAFATTLCIAILASLARGMQRLLSKPLDVLGRRIVALSEGDTSHVAMPRGVGPEIVQIHASLETLRNATIRRDMLERQRNDMLTLFSHDMRAPLTSLIILIDTQAQRAGDAQMKQQFARIARLARHTLAMADGFAQLSRAEASEYERVPVNLADLMNEARDAVWPLAHRKSMSIDDVPRRDDTIVPGDPALLSRALINLLDNAVKYSAPLTSVECKVEPGADGKTVRCTIRDSGCGISSADQTRLFERYRRFRTAGQPETSGVGLGMAFVKAVVERHGGHIHVHSVVLQGTTITITLPAAAAP; translated from the coding sequence ATGAATCGTTCATTCTCGTTTAGCCGGGAACACGCATACAACATTCGATCGCTGACGATCCTGCAGAAGACGCATATCGGCTTCGCGCTCGTCACCACGCTGCTGGCCTTGCTCTGCGGCACGATCATCTGGGGGAGTTTCCGGCAATACCGGCAGGAAAACGCCGACCTGCAGAGCTTCGAATTCGTCCGCGGCGCGATGAGCGCCGCCAACGTGATCTCGGCCGAACGCGGCCCGACGAACGACCTGCTGGTGCGCCTGCAGGACGACGGCGCCGCCGAGATCCGCAACCTGCTCGCCGCGCGCGCGCGTTCCGACAACGCGCTCGACCGTTTTCGCGCCGGCATCGCGCAGGCAGCCGTGCTCGACGACCGCGAACGCGGCAACCTGCTGCATGCACTCGACTCCGTCCGGATGACGCTTGCCGATGCGCGTGCCGAAGTCGATGCGCTCGACGCGCGGCCGCTCGCGTCACGCACCGTTCACGATATCCAGCACGCGCAAGCGCGCCTGTTCCGGATCGTCGACACGCTGTCGCTGCTGATCGACGGCGCGATGACCGACACGGCGATGCGCGATCCGCGCACGTCCGGTGCGATCCTGCTCGCGCGGCTCCTCGGCGATCTCCGGGAATACGCGGGGCGCACGGGTTCGCTGCTGATCGCGCCGATGTTCGCGCGGCAGGCGCTCGATCGCGCGCAGCTCGCGGACATCATGCGGATGCGCGGTCGCATCGAGCAATTGCGCGCGCTGATCGACGGCGCGATCGGCACGCAGCTCGACGACCCCGACGTCGCACGCGAATATGCGCAGCTCAACGCGGCCTTCGACGCGCACATCCTGCCGCTCGTCGACGCGACCGTCGCCGGCGGCCGTGACGGCGCGTATGCCATGAGCGCCGCCGATTTTTCCCGCGCGATCGTGCCGCATTTCCGGCCGAGCGAGCTGCTGCGCGACCGCGTGATCGACCTTGCCCGGCATCGCGCGATCGGCGACCGGAACGCCGCCCGGATCAGGGTCGGGGTGTCGGCGTTCGCCACGACGCTGTGCATCGCGATCCTGGCCTCGCTCGCGCGCGGCATGCAGCGGCTGCTGTCGAAGCCGCTCGATGTGCTCGGCCGCCGGATCGTCGCGCTCAGCGAAGGCGATACGTCGCACGTCGCGATGCCGCGCGGCGTCGGGCCCGAGATCGTGCAGATCCACGCGTCGCTGGAAACGTTGCGCAACGCGACCATCCGCCGCGACATGCTCGAGCGCCAGCGCAACGACATGCTGACGCTGTTTTCGCACGACATGCGCGCCCCGCTGACGTCGCTGATCATCCTGATCGACACGCAGGCGCAGCGGGCGGGCGACGCGCAGATGAAGCAGCAGTTCGCGAGAATCGCCAGGCTGGCGCGGCACACGCTGGCGATGGCCGACGGTTTCGCGCAGCTGTCGCGTGCGGAGGCGAGCGAATACGAACGCGTGCCGGTCAACCTCGCCGACCTGATGAACGAGGCACGCGATGCGGTGTGGCCGCTCGCGCACCGGAAATCCATGTCGATCGACGACGTGCCGCGGCGCGACGACACGATCGTGCCGGGCGACCCGGCGCTGCTGTCGCGCGCGCTGATCAACCTGCTGGACAACGCCGTCAAGTACAGCGCGCCGCTGACGAGCGTCGAATGCAAGGTCGAGCCGGGCGCCGACGGCAAGACCGTGCGCTGCACGATCCGCGACAGCGGGTGCGGAATCAGCAGCGCGGACCAGACGCGGCTGTTCGAGCGCTACCGGCGCTTCCGCACCGCCGGCCAGCCGGAAACCAGCGGCGTCGGGCTCGGCATGGCGTTCGTCAAGGCCGTCGTCGAACGGCACGGAGGCCACATCCACGTGCACAGCGTCGTGCTGCAGGGCACCACCATCACGATCACGCTGCCGGCCGCGGCGGCGCCATGA
- a CDS encoding trypsin-like peptidase domain-containing protein translates to MVRQTLARAVLRTALIGGVFAGCLLPSPAAVSGTLSPSATPPATKQRPSATPYAMPVDFPAIVDRYGPAVVTVTTAAPDQQAGVQSFTILDPDDPLAAFFRRGAPPPAQGPQTPAPDTAPRAVSGTGSGFIVSADGLILTSAHVVDDATDVTVRLTDRREFKATVLAVDPQSDVAVLRVTATKLPFVRIGDSAKVRAGEPVMTIGAPDGSGNTVTAGIVSATSRRLPDGSAFPFFETDIAPNPDNSGGPVFNRAGDVIGIAVQVYTGTDRYASMTFAIPIAFAAKVRAQLQKQMQAQAQQSQEPGEPSSGNALGVDVQDVGIGLAAAFGLPRPAGALVNGVAPGSPAAAAGVRPGDVIVKLGDKSIGRSAELNDLAAALPPGQKTPLRVIRNRAPVRLTITGADEAAGNAGTTVGMAAPKAAARPGPGAGASAGAGAGDGGDRLGLTMHALSDDERRSTGLAVGMMVDAVHGPAANAGIRPGDVVLELNDTLLETPDDVQSLEANGGSVIAVLIQRNNARKFVSVRAR, encoded by the coding sequence GTGGTTCGCCAGACGCTTGCTCGCGCCGTGCTTCGCACCGCGTTGATCGGGGGCGTGTTTGCCGGCTGTTTGCTGCCTTCGCCGGCCGCCGTTTCCGGAACCCTGTCGCCATCCGCCACGCCACCCGCGACGAAGCAAAGGCCGAGTGCGACGCCTTACGCGATGCCGGTCGATTTTCCGGCGATCGTCGACCGCTACGGACCGGCGGTCGTGACCGTCACGACCGCCGCACCCGACCAGCAGGCCGGTGTCCAGTCGTTCACGATCCTCGATCCCGACGATCCGCTCGCCGCATTCTTCCGGCGCGGCGCGCCGCCTCCCGCGCAGGGCCCGCAGACGCCGGCGCCCGACACGGCGCCGCGTGCGGTATCGGGCACCGGCTCGGGTTTCATCGTCAGCGCCGACGGCCTGATCCTCACCTCCGCGCACGTGGTCGACGATGCGACCGACGTGACCGTGCGGCTCACGGACCGCCGCGAATTCAAGGCGACCGTGCTGGCCGTCGATCCGCAAAGCGACGTCGCCGTGCTGCGCGTTACCGCGACGAAACTGCCGTTCGTGCGCATCGGCGATTCGGCGAAGGTACGCGCGGGCGAACCGGTGATGACGATCGGCGCGCCGGACGGATCGGGCAACACGGTCACGGCCGGCATCGTCAGCGCGACGTCGCGCCGGCTGCCGGACGGCAGCGCGTTTCCGTTCTTCGAAACCGACATCGCCCCGAACCCCGACAACTCGGGCGGCCCCGTATTCAATCGCGCGGGCGACGTGATCGGCATCGCGGTGCAGGTGTATACGGGCACCGACCGCTACGCGAGCATGACGTTCGCGATTCCGATCGCGTTTGCCGCAAAGGTGCGTGCGCAACTGCAGAAGCAGATGCAGGCACAGGCGCAGCAGTCCCAGGAGCCGGGCGAGCCGTCGTCCGGCAACGCGCTTGGCGTCGACGTGCAGGATGTCGGCATCGGGCTGGCCGCCGCGTTCGGGCTGCCGCGTCCGGCGGGCGCGCTCGTCAACGGCGTGGCGCCCGGCTCGCCGGCCGCCGCGGCCGGCGTGAGGCCCGGCGACGTGATCGTCAAGCTGGGCGATAAGTCGATCGGCCGTTCGGCCGAGCTGAACGACCTGGCCGCCGCGCTGCCGCCCGGCCAGAAGACGCCGCTGCGCGTGATCCGCAATCGCGCGCCGGTGAGGCTGACGATCACGGGCGCCGACGAGGCCGCCGGCAACGCGGGCACGACCGTCGGCATGGCCGCGCCGAAGGCGGCCGCACGACCGGGGCCGGGAGCGGGAGCGAGTGCGGGCGCGGGCGCGGGCGACGGCGGCGACCGCCTCGGGCTGACGATGCACGCGCTGAGCGACGACGAGCGCCGCTCGACCGGGCTCGCGGTCGGGATGATGGTGGACGCGGTGCACGGCCCGGCGGCGAACGCGGGCATCCGGCCGGGCGACGTCGTGCTGGAGCTCAACGACACGCTGCTCGAGACGCCGGACGACGTGCAGTCGCTCGAAGCGAACGGCGGCAGCGTGATCGCGGTGCTGATCCAGCGCAACAACGCGCGGAAGTTCGTGTCGGTGCGTGCGCGCTAG
- a CDS encoding GNAT family N-acetyltransferase gives MSTLTNAFQQSIGHPVPDWSACPRPERIVLEGRYCRLEPLDAERHAADLYAAYAQAPDGSDWTYLAHGPYTDESSYRDYARGAQASADPLHYTVIDRATGRAVGTLALMRIDPANGVIEVGSVTFSPLLKRTPVSTEAQFLLMKYAFDTLGYRRYEWKCDDLNVPSRKAAARLGFRYEGTFRQAIIYRGRNRDTAWFSIIDGEWPDVRAAFDAWLAPENFDAQGQQRQSLTAIRHAQARARDAAGRAHDATRVTVRPLVAADEAAWRPLWQGYQKFYDTALSDAVFATTWARLMDPAEPMFVLGAFDASGALIGIVHSIYHRSCWTEGPYCYLQDLYTAPDARGQGAGGALIEAVYDHAREAGASRVYWLTHETNTTARALYDKLANNAGFIQYRHDVKK, from the coding sequence TTGTCCACGCTCACCAACGCTTTCCAGCAATCCATCGGCCACCCCGTTCCCGACTGGTCCGCATGCCCGCGCCCGGAGCGCATCGTGCTCGAAGGCCGCTACTGCCGGCTCGAACCGCTCGACGCCGAGCGCCACGCGGCCGACCTGTACGCCGCCTACGCCCAGGCGCCGGACGGCAGCGACTGGACCTATCTCGCACACGGCCCGTACACCGACGAGTCGAGCTACCGCGACTACGCGCGCGGCGCGCAGGCGAGCGCGGATCCGCTGCACTACACGGTGATCGACCGTGCCACGGGCCGCGCGGTCGGCACGCTCGCGCTGATGCGCATCGATCCGGCCAACGGCGTGATCGAGGTCGGCTCCGTCACGTTCTCGCCGCTGCTCAAGCGCACGCCCGTCTCGACCGAGGCGCAGTTCCTGCTGATGAAGTACGCGTTCGACACGCTCGGCTACCGGCGCTACGAATGGAAATGCGACGACCTGAACGTGCCGTCGCGCAAGGCCGCCGCACGGCTCGGCTTCCGCTACGAAGGCACGTTCCGGCAGGCGATCATCTACCGCGGCCGCAATCGCGACACCGCGTGGTTCTCGATCATCGACGGCGAATGGCCGGATGTCCGCGCCGCGTTCGACGCGTGGCTCGCACCGGAAAACTTCGACGCGCAGGGTCAGCAGCGCCAGTCGCTCACCGCGATCCGCCACGCGCAGGCGCGCGCGCGCGATGCGGCCGGCCGCGCGCACGACGCGACGCGCGTCACGGTGCGCCCGCTCGTCGCCGCCGACGAAGCCGCGTGGCGCCCGCTGTGGCAGGGTTACCAGAAGTTTTACGACACCGCGCTGAGCGACGCGGTGTTCGCGACGACGTGGGCCCGCCTGATGGATCCTGCCGAGCCGATGTTCGTGCTCGGCGCATTCGACGCATCGGGGGCGCTGATCGGGATCGTGCATTCGATCTACCACCGCTCGTGCTGGACCGAAGGGCCGTACTGCTACCTGCAGGACCTGTACACCGCGCCCGACGCACGCGGGCAAGGCGCAGGCGGTGCGCTGATCGAGGCCGTGTACGACCATGCCCGCGAAGCCGGCGCGAGCCGCGTGTACTGGCTCACGCACGAAACCAACACGACCGCGCGCGCGCTGTACGACAAGCTCGCGAACAACGCCGGGTTCATCCAGTACCGGCACGACGTGAAGAAATGA
- a CDS encoding GNAT family N-acetyltransferase, protein MPTAYPAPDAPLPLDAAWSTFPRRKAAVRIFVAGYCAARDRRDAPLHDGPDGQVVRFDAGMGRPFEHFVIEGAPAYGDGPFTVGAWITRYGAAPLPPALEGRTRRLSDEHFMAADIDTLSGDDALAQALGCHTPRDIETFNADAPFPPFQPNPAAFLFAHRLDGQIAATARYGFASAHDIVVDRVATADVYRRRGLAMQSLAAIVAHARQRGAQRVWLVSTEAGLPLYRAAGFTRLAPVAVDEIVA, encoded by the coding sequence ATGCCGACCGCCTATCCCGCTCCCGACGCCCCGCTTCCGCTCGACGCAGCCTGGTCGACCTTCCCCCGCCGCAAGGCCGCCGTGCGCATCTTCGTCGCCGGCTACTGCGCCGCACGCGACCGGCGCGATGCGCCGCTGCACGACGGCCCGGACGGCCAGGTCGTGCGGTTCGACGCCGGCATGGGGCGGCCTTTCGAGCACTTCGTGATCGAGGGCGCGCCCGCGTATGGCGACGGCCCGTTCACCGTCGGCGCGTGGATCACGCGCTACGGCGCCGCGCCGCTGCCGCCCGCACTGGAAGGCAGGACACGCCGGTTGTCGGACGAGCATTTCATGGCCGCCGATATCGACACGCTGTCCGGCGACGATGCACTCGCGCAGGCGCTCGGGTGCCACACGCCGCGCGACATCGAAACGTTCAATGCGGACGCCCCGTTCCCGCCATTCCAGCCGAATCCGGCCGCGTTCCTGTTCGCGCATCGCCTGGACGGGCAGATCGCCGCCACCGCGCGCTACGGTTTTGCGTCGGCGCACGACATCGTCGTCGACCGCGTCGCGACGGCAGATGTGTACCGCCGCCGGGGTCTCGCGATGCAGTCGCTCGCCGCGATCGTCGCGCACGCACGGCAACGCGGCGCGCAGCGCGTGTGGCTCGTGTCCACCGAGGCCGGCCTGCCGCTGTACCGCGCCGCCGGATTCACGCGGCTCGCACCGGTCGCCGTCGACGAAATCGTCGCCTGA
- a CDS encoding PLP-dependent aminotransferase family protein has product MTTILPSGDAPLLPLDAPLARTPGAPSLQRQLLRRVRDAILGGAMPAGTRLPGTRALAEMLGVSRNTTAAVYEQLVAEGFLQSDRRGTRVVGLSRPAPPRRRAAPPAVAQRLGRIRPSRIGTGETEGFRPGVPALTHFPVDAWRHAIDRALRRSGRDLLGYGDPLGERALRESIARHLAVTRGVRCDPEQIVITEGAQGAISLCAQLLTNPGDTVWVEEPGYRGARTAMQAADLDVVPMPVDAEGLRAEADDWRERTPRLVYTTPSNQFPTGAVLSISRRLALIDAARRHRAWIIEDDYDSEFRHTGEPIGAMHGLAPDSPVVYLGSFSKTMFPALRIGFLVLPDALLAAVRPVLPEMLRGGTRHVQLALADFIETGEYGRHLGRMRRLYRDRRRLLLAALDGSLSVPHQIEGGPCGLHLALRMPARYRDRAIVDAARAHGIGPFPLSGFSIDAASAGNGLVLGFGNTSADAFEPMLRMLSAIAERVGGA; this is encoded by the coding sequence ATGACGACAATCCTGCCTTCCGGCGACGCGCCGTTGCTGCCGCTCGACGCGCCGCTGGCGCGCACGCCGGGCGCGCCTTCGCTGCAGCGCCAGTTGCTGCGCCGCGTGCGCGACGCGATTCTCGGCGGCGCGATGCCGGCCGGCACCCGGCTGCCCGGCACGCGTGCGTTGGCCGAGATGCTCGGCGTGTCGCGCAATACGACGGCCGCCGTCTACGAGCAGCTCGTCGCCGAAGGCTTCCTGCAGTCCGACCGCCGCGGCACGCGTGTCGTCGGGTTGTCGCGGCCGGCGCCGCCGCGCCGGCGTGCCGCGCCGCCGGCCGTCGCGCAGCGGCTCGGCCGCATTCGCCCGAGCCGCATCGGCACCGGCGAAACGGAGGGTTTCCGGCCGGGCGTGCCCGCGCTGACGCATTTCCCGGTGGACGCGTGGCGCCACGCGATCGACCGAGCGCTGCGCCGCAGCGGCCGCGACCTGCTCGGCTACGGCGATCCGCTCGGCGAGCGCGCGCTGCGCGAATCGATCGCGCGCCACCTGGCCGTGACGCGCGGCGTGCGCTGCGATCCCGAGCAGATCGTGATCACGGAAGGCGCACAGGGGGCGATCTCGTTGTGTGCGCAGCTGCTGACGAACCCGGGCGATACGGTGTGGGTCGAGGAGCCTGGCTATCGCGGCGCGCGCACCGCGATGCAGGCGGCCGACCTCGACGTCGTGCCGATGCCGGTCGACGCGGAAGGGCTGCGCGCCGAAGCGGACGACTGGCGCGAGCGGACGCCGCGCCTCGTCTATACGACGCCGTCGAACCAGTTCCCGACCGGCGCCGTGCTGTCGATCTCGCGCCGGCTCGCGCTGATCGATGCCGCGCGCCGGCATCGCGCGTGGATCATCGAGGACGACTACGACAGCGAATTCCGTCACACCGGCGAGCCGATCGGCGCGATGCACGGGCTCGCGCCCGATTCGCCCGTCGTCTATCTCGGCTCGTTCAGCAAGACGATGTTTCCGGCGCTGCGCATCGGTTTTCTCGTGCTGCCCGACGCGCTGCTGGCCGCGGTGCGGCCAGTGCTGCCGGAGATGCTGCGCGGCGGCACGCGCCACGTGCAGCTCGCGCTGGCCGATTTCATCGAGACGGGCGAGTACGGCCGCCATCTCGGCCGCATGCGCCGGCTGTACCGCGACCGGCGGCGGTTGCTGCTCGCCGCGCTCGACGGCAGCCTGAGCGTGCCGCACCAGATCGAGGGCGGGCCGTGCGGGCTGCATCTCGCGCTGCGGATGCCTGCGCGCTACCGCGATCGCGCGATCGTCGACGCGGCGCGCGCCCACGGCATCGGGCCGTTCCCGCTGTCGGGCTTTTCGATCGATGCGGCATCGGCAGGCAACGGGCTGGTGCTCGGTTTCGGCAATACGTCGGCCGACGCGTTCGAGCCGATGTTGCGGATGCTGTCGGCGATCGCGGAGCGGGTGGGCGGGGCGTGA
- a CDS encoding DUF3331 domain-containing protein: MLNTMDSLICEEDVPCDAPARVEHDAMPPRGGAARPLATLGGAPAPEHAAAAVSPLRPQLFVTVLEAGDDALLVRWVESGRCHYGEQRWRLRVALQPGRCAISGQPIEPGEPVFRPVRRPVPANGDEMIRPASVPSATAAACGVTADGDDAYAPADVRG, from the coding sequence ATGCTCAACACCATGGATAGCCTGATTTGCGAAGAAGACGTGCCGTGCGATGCGCCGGCACGGGTCGAACACGATGCGATGCCGCCGCGCGGCGGCGCCGCGCGTCCGCTCGCGACGCTCGGCGGAGCGCCTGCTCCCGAGCATGCCGCTGCGGCCGTCTCGCCGTTGCGCCCGCAACTGTTCGTCACGGTGCTGGAGGCCGGCGACGACGCGTTGCTGGTTCGCTGGGTCGAGAGCGGCCGTTGCCATTACGGCGAACAGCGCTGGCGCTTGCGCGTCGCGTTGCAGCCGGGCCGTTGCGCGATCTCGGGGCAGCCGATCGAGCCGGGCGAGCCGGTGTTCCGGCCGGTGCGGCGGCCCGTGCCGGCCAATGGCGACGAGATGATCCGCCCGGCGTCGGTGCCCAGTGCAACCGCCGCGGCGTGTGGCGTCACGGCGGACGGTGACGACGCATACGCCCCTGCCGACGTTCGCGGCTGA
- a CDS encoding CynX/NimT family MFS transporter encodes MTESPVAADAATLPSRSYRAAVANVVLASIVSALHVGKATIALPSLQHEFGGSLASLSGIMSVFPFVGVFGGIAAGLLVRRWGDRRMLIAGLVILGLSSVAGASAGSFALLLATRFAEGLGFVIVVVAAPAVLNRVTPPERRNLAFGLWSTFMPAGMALSMLVGPLLGGWRNGWLAASALTLAAAAAVPVTTSAGAPARQAAAPRIGPALRDVLASRSTTLLALGFATYNVQFFAAMTFLPVFLMQRLGVAVGAAGLISAAIVAACVIGNLTAGWLLSRGARPGIVMAATSVAIGAAGAGLFSAATPAPLAVALGFAFSAIAGMLPATILACAPGSAPTPSLAPLSIGWVVQGNYLGQVIGPLAIGSIVGAFGWSGGIGLMLAAAVTGAAIGLSLLREPMGRR; translated from the coding sequence ATGACCGAATCGCCTGTCGCGGCCGATGCCGCGACGCTGCCGTCGCGCAGCTACCGGGCCGCCGTCGCGAACGTCGTGCTGGCGAGCATCGTGTCCGCGCTGCACGTCGGCAAGGCGACGATCGCGTTGCCGTCGCTGCAGCACGAGTTCGGCGGCTCGCTCGCTTCGCTGAGCGGGATCATGTCGGTGTTTCCGTTCGTCGGCGTGTTCGGCGGCATCGCGGCCGGCCTGCTGGTACGGCGCTGGGGCGACCGGCGGATGCTGATCGCGGGCCTGGTGATCCTCGGCCTGTCGAGTGTCGCCGGCGCGTCGGCCGGCAGTTTCGCGCTGCTGCTCGCCACGCGCTTCGCCGAGGGGCTCGGTTTCGTGATCGTGGTGGTCGCCGCGCCGGCCGTGCTGAATCGCGTGACGCCGCCCGAGCGGCGCAATCTCGCGTTCGGGCTGTGGAGCACGTTCATGCCGGCCGGCATGGCGCTGTCGATGCTGGTCGGGCCGCTGCTCGGCGGCTGGCGCAACGGCTGGCTCGCGGCTTCGGCGCTGACGCTCGCCGCGGCCGCCGCGGTGCCCGTCACGACGTCCGCGGGTGCGCCGGCCCGGCAGGCCGCGGCGCCGCGCATCGGGCCCGCGCTGCGTGACGTGCTCGCGTCGCGGTCGACCACGCTGCTCGCGCTGGGTTTCGCCACCTACAACGTGCAGTTCTTCGCGGCGATGACGTTCCTGCCGGTTTTCCTGATGCAGCGCCTCGGCGTCGCGGTCGGCGCGGCGGGGCTGATCAGCGCGGCGATCGTCGCCGCGTGCGTGATCGGCAACCTGACGGCCGGCTGGTTGCTGTCGCGCGGCGCACGGCCGGGGATCGTCATGGCTGCGACGTCGGTCGCGATCGGCGCGGCGGGCGCGGGGCTCTTCAGCGCGGCCACGCCGGCACCGCTCGCGGTCGCGCTGGGTTTCGCGTTCTCGGCGATCGCGGGGATGCTGCCGGCGACGATCCTCGCGTGCGCGCCGGGCTCCGCGCCGACGCCGTCGCTGGCGCCGCTGAGCATCGGCTGGGTCGTGCAGGGCAACTATCTCGGACAGGTGATCGGGCCGCTGGCGATCGGCTCGATCGTCGGTGCATTCGGCTGGTCGGGCGGCATCGGACTGATGCTCGCGGCCGCCGTCACCGGCGCGGCGATCGGCCTGTCGCTGCTGCGCGAACCGATGGGCCGGCGCTGA